In the Acidobacteriota bacterium genome, one interval contains:
- a CDS encoding caspase family protein — MKYPSRFRNTHIQLLFQLIICSAITFAQSDIRMKPQPLKPKIGQTASRKISVSEFKTGVAPDGRGKLWAVVIGVSNYPNLKPEDQLKFAHRDAEAMGEFLRSPEGGGFPSSQIKLLLNQNATVAAIRTALGSWLARSAQADDIVYIFFAGHGVVENNEAYLLAHDSDPQNLYATALSVGELNRIVSERVKSRVQVIIADACHSGKLGLTSRGTSAEALINRYFDESGKSGAGSFKLLASRDSESSYEDTRWGGGHGVFTYHLLESLRGKADSDNDGVVRAGEVVNYLSEIVPNETKALQHPRVAGNLDARLPLAVLSSTQAPAADTAALPASLTLEVRGISGSEVYVNAAYKGRIRPSGVLLIDGLQNGDVELSVDPPGGETLKQNLTLNAEKTVLDLSTAIPARAAMKSSPLVAQIKEAITQGKIVEADGAWALYQQLIRDTPDEPQRAAIEIDLKGALDEVGQQSVNNYVRTSAKTFNPEQLRRASLAFAALKQLDPASPQVEAKRLFAAARVLLVEGKPKEAIALLEKSIQIDAKTACPFNALGAAYEAANEADKAMDFFKRAVLLAPGWSLPHYRLGLQYYSRNKTESAARELKAAVQLDPAFLTGRWWLARMLRASDKLADAEREAIELIRIAPNYTPAYVELGLIYEADKQFGKAAKTFDAYLRSSMNAATVNPQAKAPKE, encoded by the coding sequence ATGAAATACCCGTCAAGATTTAGAAACACCCATATTCAATTACTTTTTCAACTGATTATCTGTTCGGCGATTACCTTCGCTCAATCCGATATAAGAATGAAGCCGCAGCCGTTGAAGCCGAAAATCGGACAAACGGCGAGTCGCAAAATTTCGGTTTCGGAATTTAAAACCGGGGTTGCGCCTGATGGTCGCGGCAAACTCTGGGCAGTGGTGATTGGCGTTTCCAATTATCCAAACTTAAAACCCGAAGACCAGTTGAAATTCGCGCATCGCGATGCCGAAGCGATGGGCGAATTTCTGCGCAGCCCGGAAGGCGGCGGCTTTCCTTCAAGTCAAATCAAACTTCTATTAAATCAAAATGCGACGGTCGCGGCGATACGCACGGCGCTCGGTTCCTGGCTTGCGCGCTCTGCCCAAGCCGATGACATCGTTTACATATTTTTCGCAGGTCATGGCGTGGTCGAAAATAATGAAGCCTATTTGCTGGCTCACGATTCCGACCCGCAGAACCTTTATGCGACGGCGCTTTCGGTGGGTGAACTCAACCGCATCGTCAGTGAGCGTGTGAAATCGCGGGTGCAGGTTATCATTGCCGATGCCTGCCATTCGGGAAAACTGGGACTCACGTCACGCGGCACGAGCGCCGAGGCGTTAATCAATCGCTATTTCGATGAATCGGGAAAAAGCGGCGCGGGGTCTTTCAAACTGCTGGCTTCACGCGACAGCGAAAGCAGCTATGAAGACACACGCTGGGGCGGCGGTCACGGCGTCTTCACCTACCATCTACTCGAAAGTTTGCGCGGCAAAGCCGATAGCGATAACGATGGTGTCGTGCGCGCCGGTGAAGTCGTCAACTATCTTTCCGAAATCGTCCCGAATGAAACCAAAGCCTTGCAGCATCCGCGCGTCGCGGGCAATCTCGATGCGCGTTTGCCACTTGCCGTTTTATCCTCAACGCAGGCTCCGGCTGCCGATACCGCTGCGCTTCCCGCGTCGCTAACCCTTGAAGTGCGCGGTATCAGCGGCAGCGAAGTCTACGTGAATGCCGCTTACAAAGGGCGCATCAGACCAAGCGGCGTGCTGTTGATTGATGGTTTACAAAACGGCGATGTAGAACTTTCGGTTGACCCGCCGGGTGGTGAAACCCTCAAACAAAATTTAACCCTCAATGCCGAAAAGACGGTGCTTGATTTATCAACGGCAATTCCGGCGCGGGCGGCGATGAAAAGTTCTCCGCTCGTCGCGCAAATCAAAGAAGCGATTACTCAGGGCAAAATCGTTGAAGCCGATGGCGCGTGGGCGCTTTATCAACAACTGATTCGCGACACTCCCGATGAACCGCAACGCGCCGCTATCGAGATTGACTTGAAAGGCGCGCTTGATGAAGTGGGACAACAGAGCGTCAATAATTATGTGCGGACTTCCGCGAAGACCTTCAACCCTGAACAACTGCGCCGCGCTAGTTTAGCGTTTGCGGCGCTCAAACAACTCGACCCCGCGAGTCCGCAGGTTGAAGCCAAGCGCTTGTTTGCCGCCGCCCGCGTGTTGCTAGTGGAAGGCAAACCCAAAGAAGCCATCGCGCTTTTGGAAAAATCGATTCAGATAGATGCGAAAACCGCTTGTCCGTTTAATGCTCTCGGCGCGGCTTATGAAGCGGCAAACGAAGCCGACAAAGCGATGGATTTTTTCAAACGCGCCGTATTGCTTGCGCCCGGTTGGTCGCTGCCGCATTACCGTCTGGGATTGCAGTATTATTCGCGCAATAAAACGGAAAGCGCGGCGCGTGAACTCAAAGCCGCTGTGCAACTCGACCCGGCGTTTTTAACCGGGCGCTGGTGGTTGGCGCGTATGCTGCGAGCTTCGGATAAACTCGCTGATGCCGAACGCGAAGCCATCGAGTTGATTCGCATCGCGCCCAACTACACTCCGGCTTATGTCGAACTCGGATTGATTTACGAAGCCGATAAACAATTTGGCAAAGCCGCAAAAACCTTTGATGCCTATCTGCGTTCATCGATGAACGCCGCTACCGTAAACCCACAAGCGAAAGCGCCGAAGGAATAA
- a CDS encoding PAS domain S-box protein has translation MKDEKKSKAQLLDELQTLRNQLNQLQSATSATVSSASQDEGEINPTKETLRQSEAALRSLYDSASMMMGVVELLGNDVLHISVNQATADFFGTTREAIIGKLASQLGATTELADIWIAAYKESERAGEPLRFEYELAGRKGTRILAATVSHIGKTGEGHSRFCYIIEDITERKRIREAIRENEAGYRHLVNNAGDIIYKADAAGNIILFNPTATRILGYTEEELLGRHYLALCHPDFREAGERFYSRQFIKRIPETYYEFPAIAKDGTTVWLEQNVRLVTDGKQVISFDAVARDVTQRKVAEEATRRAEAKVRTLVENARDVIARFDRDRRYLYVNPAIKLYTLLEPETFIGNRFGDSGFPPSQLVLWNQAHQKVCETGKHAEVEFTYLRAEENIHCQAYMVPEFAADGTVESVLVVTRDISESKRKEYALKASEERFSRVFQSSPLPMTIRRLDDGRFMDANEAYLRAIGRTLEEIQGRTPVELDTWVNPADYQHFMEEVRRRKTVRNYECQLRTPSGKQVVALLTAEIIEVNGQQCVLVITLDITRRKQAEAEREQLIAQLQEALTKVKLLSGLLPICASCKKIRDDKGYWNQIEDYISKHSEAEFSHSVCPDCLENFYSELLRKKQVKVE, from the coding sequence ATGAAGGATGAAAAGAAATCCAAAGCGCAACTCCTTGATGAATTGCAAACGTTGCGAAACCAACTGAACCAGTTGCAGTCCGCAACCTCTGCGACGGTAAGCTCTGCTTCTCAAGACGAGGGCGAAATCAATCCGACCAAGGAAACTTTGCGCCAAAGCGAAGCGGCGTTACGCAGTCTCTATGACAGCGCCTCAATGATGATGGGGGTTGTCGAACTGCTTGGCAATGATGTGTTGCACATCTCGGTTAATCAGGCGACCGCCGATTTTTTCGGCACCACGCGAGAAGCCATTATCGGCAAACTGGCAAGTCAATTGGGGGCGACAACGGAACTGGCAGACATCTGGATTGCGGCGTATAAGGAGAGCGAGCGCGCCGGCGAACCCTTACGATTTGAATATGAACTGGCGGGGAGAAAAGGCACACGCATTTTAGCTGCGACGGTTTCTCATATCGGTAAGACTGGCGAAGGGCATAGCCGCTTCTGTTACATCATCGAAGACATCACTGAACGTAAACGCATACGCGAAGCCATTAGAGAGAATGAAGCGGGTTATCGCCACCTGGTCAATAATGCCGGTGACATCATTTATAAAGCCGATGCCGCGGGCAATATCATCCTGTTCAACCCTACAGCTACGCGCATTTTGGGGTATACCGAAGAAGAGTTGTTAGGGCGACATTATTTGGCTCTGTGTCACCCGGATTTTCGTGAAGCGGGCGAACGCTTTTATAGCAGACAATTTATTAAGCGTATACCGGAAACCTATTATGAGTTTCCGGCGATTGCCAAAGATGGAACCACCGTCTGGTTGGAACAAAACGTGCGCCTGGTTACCGATGGCAAGCAAGTCATTAGCTTCGATGCCGTTGCCCGCGATGTCACCCAACGCAAAGTCGCAGAAGAGGCAACCCGAAGAGCCGAAGCAAAAGTTCGCACGCTGGTGGAAAACGCCAGAGATGTGATTGCCCGATTCGATAGAGACCGGCGTTACCTGTATGTCAATCCGGCAATCAAGCTATACACCCTACTCGAACCGGAAACCTTCATCGGCAATCGGTTCGGGGATTCCGGTTTTCCTCCCTCGCAGCTTGTCTTATGGAATCAGGCGCATCAAAAAGTCTGCGAAACCGGCAAGCATGCCGAAGTTGAATTCACTTATCTGAGGGCGGAGGAAAATATTCATTGTCAGGCTTATATGGTGCCGGAATTTGCCGCTGATGGCACAGTCGAATCGGTGCTGGTGGTGACCCGGGATATTAGTGAAAGCAAACGCAAAGAGTACGCCCTCAAAGCCAGCGAAGAACGTTTCTCGCGGGTTTTTCAATCCAGCCCGCTGCCCATGACCATTCGTCGCCTGGATGACGGACGGTTTATGGATGCCAATGAAGCCTATCTGCGCGCCATCGGTCGCACCCTGGAAGAAATACAAGGACGCACGCCTGTCGAATTGGATACCTGGGTGAATCCTGCCGATTACCAACATTTCATGGAGGAAGTCAGACGAAGAAAAACCGTCCGCAACTATGAATGCCAACTGCGAACGCCTTCAGGCAAGCAGGTGGTGGCGCTGTTGACTGCCGAAATTATCGAAGTGAATGGTCAGCAATGCGTTCTGGTCATCACGCTCGACATTACCCGTCGCAAACAAGCCGAAGCCGAGCGCGAACAATTAATCGCGCAACTACAGGAGGCGCTGACCAAAGTGAAATTGTTGAGCGGACTCCTGCCCATCTGCGCCTCCTGCAAAAAAATCCGTGACGATAAAGGTTATTGGAACCAGATTGAAGATTATATCTCGAAACACTCCGAAGCCGAGTTCTCGCACAGCGTCTGCCCTGATTGCCTGGAAAACTTCTACAGTGAGCTTTTACGAAAAAAACAGGTAAAGGTTGAATAA
- a CDS encoding neutral/alkaline non-lysosomal ceramidase N-terminal domain-containing protein → MSKFIACAIVFIFVVAQLLFPSQPVNAAKDDLKVGVAAIPITPFGKNAEWDGTITDSGVWGERFTDLNKNNRWDAGEAFEDDEGNTVLDAGSKGKYDGIFLAGFGDNRIATGKADDLWARAIVLESGATRMAIVSIDVIGYYSKMAYYGLEEIKKLISPKLGIAEILITSTHNHEAPDTIGAWGVHGLSDGKYPKYLRFIDRQIAKAVTQAASHTQPAKLKLGRTNPQESPAIAGMQTRTHGRPPVFFDEEMRVMQFVTTTGKMRDKTIATIVQWNTHPESMEDKNTLITSDFPHAVRETVEKKYGGTCLYISGDIGAAEIIGDSNTKNHDRIRFDGKDFPLKETNHRPAFTIERTYAIGRDIAKAAIYAIDKGEWSAVAKIDLKKAELRVPMDNKGYVLLQQKGVLDNPADNWQEVQTWVYLITMGDAQIITTPGELFPEVFYGVEKYGRKDCPEANTGRPAEPGVIDRMTKKYKFVLGLCPDEFGYLVPGYDFMPPSFGLKGMQQAVDPCKQNKVPNHYHETNAASSNLAPAWACIARQLLDGTMPDVAACQKKP, encoded by the coding sequence ATGTCGAAATTTATTGCCTGTGCAATCGTCTTTATTTTTGTTGTCGCGCAACTGTTGTTTCCTTCGCAACCGGTGAATGCCGCGAAGGATGATTTGAAGGTCGGGGTTGCTGCTATCCCAATCACGCCGTTTGGAAAAAACGCAGAGTGGGACGGCACGATTACCGATTCGGGCGTCTGGGGCGAACGTTTTACTGACTTGAATAAAAATAATCGCTGGGACGCGGGCGAAGCCTTTGAAGATGACGAAGGCAACACGGTGCTTGATGCCGGTTCAAAAGGCAAATACGACGGCATTTTTTTAGCGGGCTTTGGCGACAATCGCATCGCCACCGGCAAAGCCGATGATTTGTGGGCGCGCGCCATCGTCCTGGAATCGGGCGCAACCCGCATGGCTATCGTTTCGATTGATGTCATCGGCTACTACTCGAAGATGGCTTATTACGGGCTTGAAGAAATTAAGAAACTGATTTCGCCAAAACTCGGCATCGCGGAAATTCTCATCACCTCGACGCACAATCACGAAGCCCCCGATACCATCGGGGCGTGGGGCGTTCACGGACTAAGCGATGGCAAGTATCCGAAATACCTGCGCTTCATTGACCGGCAAATCGCCAAAGCTGTCACCCAGGCGGCAAGCCATACGCAACCCGCGAAGTTGAAACTTGGTCGCACCAATCCGCAAGAGTCGCCTGCGATTGCCGGCATGCAAACCCGCACCCACGGACGCCCGCCAGTGTTTTTCGATGAAGAGATGCGCGTGATGCAATTTGTCACTACCACGGGCAAGATGCGCGACAAAACCATTGCAACCATCGTGCAATGGAACACTCACCCGGAATCGATGGAAGACAAAAACACCTTAATCACTTCCGACTTTCCGCACGCGGTGCGCGAGACGGTTGAAAAAAAATATGGCGGCACCTGTCTTTACATCAGCGGCGACATCGGGGCTGCGGAAATCATCGGCGACTCGAATACCAAAAACCATGACCGCATCCGTTTCGACGGCAAAGATTTTCCGCTCAAAGAGACGAACCATCGTCCGGCATTCACCATTGAACGCACCTATGCCATCGGGCGCGACATCGCCAAAGCCGCGATTTATGCTATCGACAAAGGCGAATGGAGCGCGGTCGCAAAAATTGATTTGAAGAAAGCCGAGCTTCGCGTGCCGATGGATAACAAAGGCTATGTGTTGTTGCAACAAAAAGGTGTGCTCGATAATCCGGCTGACAATTGGCAAGAGGTGCAAACCTGGGTTTATTTAATTACCATGGGCGACGCGCAAATCATCACCACGCCGGGCGAACTCTTTCCCGAAGTCTTCTATGGCGTCGAAAAATACGGGCGCAAAGATTGCCCCGAAGCCAACACCGGACGCCCCGCGGAACCCGGCGTGATTGACCGTATGACCAAAAAATACAAATTCGTTTTGGGACTTTGCCCCGATGAATTCGGCTACCTGGTGCCGGGCTATGATTTCATGCCGCCGTCATTTGGACTCAAAGGCATGCAGCAAGCCGTAGACCCTTGCAAACAGAATAAAGTGCCGAATCATTATCACGAAACCAATGCGGCAAGCTCTAATCTGGCGCCCGCCTGGGCATGTATTGCCCGGCAACTCCTCGACGGCACAATGCCCGATGTGGCGGCTTGTCAAAAAAAACCGTAG
- a CDS encoding DUF1963 domain-containing protein produces the protein MKKKYSVTFQSSSSPITEYVTKFGGQPVWLTEPQWPISRAANVPMMFICQIALAHELFGDIPGKMAYVFMKSDEEENSGETWNPDAGENAVIIQPDGICEVETQPLSEGPTLQNSTNSEGWKPVEYLASLEIGEDPDFIAASELWELPEDERETYQHALEGTKIGGTPGFIQSDEFPEGGNWNLLLQLDPDDKFFYINFGDAGIGYAFISEDGTRGKLLWQCA, from the coding sequence ATGAAAAAGAAATATTCAGTCACTTTTCAATCATCTTCATCCCCGATAACAGAGTATGTAACAAAATTCGGGGGACAACCGGTTTGGCTTACAGAACCTCAATGGCCGATTAGCCGAGCAGCAAATGTGCCAATGATGTTTATTTGTCAAATCGCGCTGGCGCACGAATTGTTTGGCGATATTCCTGGCAAAATGGCTTATGTGTTCATGAAAAGTGATGAAGAAGAAAATAGTGGAGAGACTTGGAATCCTGACGCTGGAGAAAATGCCGTTATTATCCAACCCGATGGCATTTGTGAAGTTGAAACCCAACCTCTCAGTGAAGGCCCAACATTGCAAAACTCGACCAATAGCGAAGGCTGGAAACCGGTTGAATATTTAGCGTCCTTGGAAATTGGGGAAGACCCTGATTTCATTGCCGCGTCGGAATTATGGGAATTACCCGAAGACGAGCGCGAAACGTATCAACATGCTTTAGAAGGAACCAAGATTGGCGGGACGCCGGGCTTCATACAATCCGATGAATTTCCTGAAGGTGGGAATTGGAATTTGCTCTTGCAACTAGACCCTGATGACAAGTTTTTTTATATAAATTTCGGTGATGCTGGAATAGGCTATGCCTTTATTTCGGAAGATGGGACAAGAGGAAAGTTGTTGTGGCAATGCGCCTGA
- the pip gene encoding prolyl aminopeptidase, with amino-acid sequence MKTFYDPIEPYETGMLRVSDLHTLYFEQCGNPEGKPVVFLHGGPGGGLADDYRRFFDPEAYRIILFDQRGSGRSTPYAELRENTTWDLVADIERLRRHLSIAGWVVFGGSWGSTLALAYAETHPERVKALVLRGIFLLRKKELDWFYQKGADAVYPDAWESYVDFIPESERGDMIAAYYKRLTSDDEATRFAAARAWSIWEGSTSKLFPDPNLINDFGAPEKAVALARIECHYFLNKGFLESEDYLLKNVDKIRHLPTVIVQGRYDMVCPMMSAWELHKAFPEAELHITPDAGHSAFEKGNTSALIEATDKFKEL; translated from the coding sequence ATGAAAACCTTTTACGATCCGATTGAACCTTATGAAACCGGAATGCTTCGCGTCTCTGATTTGCACACCCTCTACTTTGAACAATGCGGCAACCCGGAAGGCAAACCGGTAGTCTTTTTGCACGGCGGACCGGGCGGCGGACTGGCTGACGACTATCGTCGCTTCTTTGACCCGGAAGCCTATCGCATCATCCTGTTCGACCAACGCGGCAGCGGGCGCAGCACGCCTTACGCGGAACTCAGAGAAAACACTACCTGGGATTTGGTTGCCGACATTGAACGTTTGCGCCGGCATTTGAGCATCGCCGGTTGGGTGGTTTTCGGCGGTTCGTGGGGCAGCACGCTGGCGCTCGCTTACGCAGAGACCCACCCGGAACGTGTAAAAGCCCTGGTGCTTCGCGGCATCTTCCTGCTTCGCAAAAAAGAGTTGGACTGGTTCTATCAAAAAGGCGCGGACGCGGTGTACCCCGACGCTTGGGAGTCGTATGTCGATTTCATTCCCGAATCGGAGCGCGGCGATATGATTGCGGCTTATTACAAACGCCTCACGAGCGATGATGAAGCGACGCGCTTTGCCGCGGCGCGCGCGTGGAGCATCTGGGAAGGCAGCACCTCGAAACTTTTTCCCGACCCGAATTTGATTAATGATTTCGGCGCGCCTGAAAAAGCCGTCGCGCTGGCGCGCATCGAATGCCACTACTTTTTGAACAAAGGTTTTCTTGAATCGGAAGATTACCTGTTGAAAAATGTCGATAAAATCCGCCACCTTCCAACAGTCATCGTGCAAGGGCGTTATGACATGGTCTGCCCGATGATGAGCGCCTGGGAATTGCATAAAGCCTTCCCCGAAGCCGAACTCCACATCACTCCCGACGCCGGACATTCGGCTTTTGAAAAAGGCAACACCAGCGCGCTGATCGAAGCGACAGATAAATTCAAAGAGTTGTAA
- a CDS encoding FG-GAP-like repeat-containing protein, which produces MSQISRLFLRHTKVVCVLMTLAVFVSLITLSNFSARAQSTALTFARTNLQVKGLGPRGITAEDLNGDEIPDLVVANLGTYQLYQSQTLDVFYGKGDGTFTLAQTLPVGDGNQPYGIAAADLRSNERLDIIVPNKDGRTVSVFLQKEDGTFAEPVAYAANDAWSSSVADLNGDTIPDIAVANFDSYAITLLMGVGDGTFFQPTVIPATAGMQPRAVEFGDFNGDGRNDMVVPSDTFDGRVAVFLNKGEKNAASFEPPRIYRVGQLTGFAVVHDIDSDGKLDIITSSAYSNNISALFGNGDGTFTAPRQYGTGDIWPFGIVLTDFDGDGKSDIIATSAKGMTCSVLLGDGRGGFSAPQFFETEGPSRWAAVADFNLDDKVDIAVGNYTFSGNFETDPGRFFNIVSVMLNHSTMQLTHPASFRVNCGGSLVPMGNNLQFAADGNFDGGKVITTDQFINGTTNQALYQSARQGTFTYTAQVAAGRSYTVKLYLAELSQKFSKKRALTIAINGKTILQNSNLLKQAGMLNARPVARRNVWPDSNGQIRIDFSGKKGGAICSGISIF; this is translated from the coding sequence ATGTCACAAATCTCCCGTCTATTTTTGCGACATACGAAAGTCGTGTGTGTGCTAATGACGCTTGCGGTTTTTGTTTCGCTCATCACGCTTTCCAATTTCTCTGCGCGCGCTCAGTCAACCGCTCTCACCTTTGCGCGTACCAATTTGCAGGTGAAAGGACTGGGACCGCGCGGCATCACCGCAGAAGATTTGAACGGCGATGAAATTCCCGATTTGGTGGTCGCCAACCTTGGCACCTACCAGCTCTATCAATCGCAAACCCTCGACGTGTTTTATGGCAAAGGCGATGGCACGTTCACACTCGCGCAAACCTTGCCGGTAGGCGATGGCAATCAACCTTACGGCATCGCGGCAGCCGATTTGCGCAGCAATGAACGATTGGACATTATCGTTCCCAATAAAGATGGTCGAACCGTTTCCGTATTTCTACAAAAAGAGGACGGCACCTTTGCCGAACCCGTAGCCTATGCCGCCAATGATGCATGGTCTTCGTCGGTTGCCGATTTGAATGGCGATACGATTCCCGATATTGCCGTGGCGAATTTCGATAGCTACGCCATCACCTTACTGATGGGCGTCGGCGACGGCACTTTTTTTCAACCCACAGTGATTCCTGCAACCGCAGGCATGCAACCACGCGCCGTCGAATTCGGCGATTTCAACGGTGACGGGCGCAATGATATGGTAGTGCCGAGCGATACCTTTGACGGGCGCGTAGCGGTCTTTCTCAATAAAGGCGAAAAAAATGCTGCGAGCTTTGAGCCACCGCGCATCTATCGCGTCGGTCAACTGACGGGCTTTGCCGTCGTTCACGATATAGATAGCGATGGCAAGTTGGACATCATCACTTCATCGGCTTATTCCAATAATATTTCGGCGCTTTTCGGCAATGGCGATGGAACGTTTACAGCGCCGCGTCAATACGGCACGGGCGACATCTGGCCTTTCGGTATCGTGCTCACGGATTTCGATGGCGATGGCAAATCCGACATCATCGCGACAAGCGCCAAAGGCATGACCTGTTCGGTGCTTTTGGGTGACGGGCGCGGCGGGTTTTCGGCTCCGCAATTTTTTGAAACCGAAGGACCGTCAAGATGGGCGGCGGTTGCGGATTTCAATCTCGACGACAAGGTTGACATTGCGGTTGGCAATTATACCTTTTCGGGAAATTTTGAAACCGACCCTGGTCGTTTCTTTAATATCGTCAGCGTGATGTTGAATCATTCGACCATGCAATTGACACATCCGGCGTCGTTTCGCGTCAATTGTGGCGGTTCGCTGGTGCCGATGGGTAATAATTTGCAATTTGCTGCGGACGGAAATTTTGACGGCGGCAAAGTAATTACCACTGACCAATTCATTAACGGCACCACCAATCAGGCGCTCTATCAAAGCGCCCGACAAGGGACTTTCACTTACACGGCACAGGTCGCTGCCGGGCGCAGTTACACGGTGAAGTTGTATCTTGCGGAACTCTCGCAAAAATTCAGCAAGAAGCGGGCGCTAACGATTGCCATCAATGGCAAAACGATTTTGCAGAATTCCAATCTCTTGAAACAGGCTGGAATGCTCAATGCCCGTCCCGTCGCGCGTCGAAATGTGTGGCCGGACAGCAACGGACAAATCCGCATAGACTTTTCCGGTAAAAAAGGCGGGGCGATTTGTTCGGGCATTTCGATTTTTTAA
- a CDS encoding YCF48-related protein gives MRKRITLLSLLIVILFTAANCKQQPTQNSNQQNQPTARAGRWVAQWRSPAAKGVQGLYLAAYTYTCLAVLSTKVVYAAGDVPKQPDTRVGIFTRTTDGGATWTENEITRPDMSILGINAMSFVSESTGWLVGLNSKNEGVVLKTTDGGVNWDAMKLPIKLTPKAVGFIDENNGWIGGTSLTPEDEEEENEDDKKLVDSDPSDLLATTDGGKTWQSVRRLAFSVGDIYFLDKTTGWLAGQKGSIYKTTDAGRSWDAQKSELEPGEGAQLDILGEGSKKFRIIGVQFPDAENGFAAAISGDNTEGRILATNNGGATWTKRHIGKSFGFKDVYFANGKTGWCLGDYGHYIYYTVDGGERWLSETTAFEQDIPFFRIQGADEKHVWVAAGGAIFFRTEN, from the coding sequence ATGCGTAAGCGAATCACGCTGCTCTCATTGCTCATTGTCATTCTATTTACGGCTGCAAATTGTAAACAACAGCCAACCCAAAACAGCAATCAACAGAATCAACCAACTGCCAGAGCCGGGCGCTGGGTTGCCCAGTGGCGATCACCCGCCGCCAAAGGCGTTCAAGGGTTATATCTTGCAGCTTACACCTACACCTGTCTGGCGGTGCTGTCAACGAAAGTCGTCTACGCGGCGGGCGATGTTCCGAAACAACCCGACACCCGCGTCGGCATCTTCACACGCACCACAGATGGCGGCGCGACCTGGACGGAAAACGAAATCACCCGCCCCGATATGAGCATCCTGGGCATCAATGCCATGAGTTTCGTCAGCGAATCGACCGGTTGGCTTGTCGGGCTGAACAGTAAAAACGAAGGCGTGGTGTTAAAAACCACCGATGGCGGTGTGAATTGGGATGCAATGAAACTGCCCATCAAATTGACTCCCAAAGCCGTCGGCTTCATTGATGAAAATAACGGCTGGATTGGCGGCACTTCGCTTACCCCGGAAGACGAAGAAGAGGAAAACGAAGACGACAAGAAACTCGTCGATAGCGACCCCAGCGATTTATTAGCCACAACGGACGGCGGCAAAACCTGGCAATCGGTTCGGCGTCTGGCGTTCAGCGTCGGCGATATTTATTTTCTCGACAAGACCACCGGCTGGCTCGCGGGACAAAAAGGTTCGATTTATAAAACCACAGACGCCGGGCGCAGTTGGGACGCGCAAAAAAGCGAACTCGAACCGGGCGAAGGCGCGCAACTCGATATTCTCGGTGAAGGCTCAAAAAAATTCCGCATCATCGGGGTGCAATTCCCTGATGCGGAAAACGGGTTTGCCGCAGCCATATCGGGTGATAACACCGAAGGGCGCATTCTTGCGACCAATAACGGCGGCGCGACCTGGACGAAACGCCACATCGGTAAAAGTTTCGGCTTCAAAGATGTCTATTTCGCCAATGGCAAAACCGGTTGGTGTCTGGGTGATTACGGACATTACATTTACTACACGGTTGACGGCGGCGAACGCTGGCTTTCGGAAACCACCGCTTTTGAACAGGACATTCCGTTTTTCAGAATTCAGGGAGCCGATGAAAAGCATGTGTGGGTAGCGGCAGGCGGCGCAATCTTTTTCCGCACCGAGAATTAA